The Halorhabdus rudnickae sequence GACGCGAGCGATAGAAGAACAGTTCGGGAAGCGTCAGGATGCAGAGATTCTCCTGTCACCGATTCCCCTGCGAAAGACGATCGCCCAGCTCGTCCGTGAAGACGGGTACGCATACTGGGACGAGGAACAGAAGACCGGCTATTACACGCCTGAGACGACACTCACGTCGACCGATCACGAACTCGACGACGCGAAGAATCTGCACGCGGGCCTCAGCTATCAGGACGTGAAACTCTCTCAGTCGCACACACTCTATACCTCGCTCGATGAGCTGGTCGACGACGTCGGGAGTGAGATCGACTGGGAGGAACCCGACGAAGACGAAGAGCAAGAGGACGAGACTACTGACGACGATGATGAGCCCACTGGCGGGGGTGGGGGCATTTCAGGTGGTGATGACGAGCCTGAACCGTTCAGTAAACTCATCGAAGTTCGCACCTCCGAGCCTGCACACGTCTCCCGAGCCCTTCAGGAAATGCGGGCTGACATCGCAGACGAACTTACCAGCGCTCGTGAGGAATACGGCGGACACCCTGACGAACTGACGCCTATCGTCGAATGCGTCTGGATTCATCTGGACGGGGCTGATGCGTGGAAAGGTACGTGGTTCACTGCGAACAAGCTCAGCAACTCAGATGATTTCGCAGACGACACCACAATGGACTTCGATTATGAAGCCAACGACGGTGCTGAATCGAAATCGGAGTTCGAAGTCGATTTCGAAGGCAGCCCGGACGTCTTCGCGAACCATCTCCGGTTCAATATGGAGCCAGAGGACCTCGCGAATCCGGATGGTGGTCGTACCGCAGAGGCCGAGTTTGCCATCGACTTCAAAAGGGATGACGACCGAATTTATGGGGAAATGTTCGATGCGCTCGACGAACTCCTCGCTGTCGACAACGCGTTCACCGTCACGATGCACACCCAGATCCGTGTGATCGAATCCAGCGAGGTCACCAAAGTATGAGCCAGGGGATCGCTGAGGGGAATTCGTTCGCCTTTACCACTGGCGCGTACGGGAATCGACCGACGTTCGTGTTGACGCGTGATCGAGTCGATGACCAGCACGAAATCACGCTCTACGAGCTGGCGCCCCGTGATATCGCAACGGCTCGGCGAGAACGGTTCGAGAGAACCCAAAAAGCAGTAAGCGTCCCAGTACACGAACTGGAAGAAGCCATTATCGGCGACCGTTCTCCGTCCGAGCTCCCCGGGGCAGATGACGCGGCATACGACTGGGATGACTGGTGTGCGATTCGTATCGCGACGTTACGCGGTGGGGCGTTCAACGAGGTGAGCTTCCTCATCGAATCCACCTTCCGGGAGCTAAGTCTTGATCCTGAAACCGTCTGTACAGGAGAGCCAGCAAGCGTGAGTCTCCCCGAAGCTGCCGGTGTTCGGCTTTCGATCGCGTTCCGAGCGATGAAGCCGATGCGACGCCGGGATCGTCTCCGTGAAGTCGCAAAGGGAATCGATCAGATGAGCCTGGGCGAATGCTACTACTGGCACGCCAAGGCTCGCTCGCCGTCCTCACCCAACGGTACGAAAGCACTTCGCGTCCTACTTGCCGACCACATCTAAAGTTACCAATGTCTGAGAAATCATTCCTAGACGAAGCAGAGGTTCCTGAGAACGTTGCAATCGAGTCACAGCTCCCCCTCAATGCAATCGACATTGAGAGTCAGAAAGATATGGAATCCGGGCGCTATCACGCGCTTCGGAGCCTCCACAAATGGTTTGCTGCGCGACCTACACCAGCAGTCAGACTGGCCGTATTGGCTTCTGTCTACCCCGGGGAAATCGACTCTGACGAACTCCTTCGTCTGATGAAAATTGGGCCGAAGGAGATGGACACCGGTATTGCGGACTACGTCGAAGAGAAATTCACCGAAAAGAAGGGAAACGGCACTCTCGACGACCATTACGATTATCCGAACCCCAATACCCAATCTCCGACAGAGGCTGAAATCAAGAATCTCCAGTCGAAGCTTCGAGAAGCGTGGGGTGGAGAACTACCAACAATTCTTGATCCGACCACAGGTCGAGGGATTATTCCATTTGAAGCGATTCGGTACGGAATTCCGGCGAAAGCGAACGAGCTGAACCCAGTTCCATCGCTTATTCTGAAGGCGGGTCTGGAATACGCACCAGAGGTGGGTTCGCTCGATCCAGCCATCCGTGAATGGCGAGACAAGATTCTCGATACTGCCAGAGAGAATATTGAGCCCTACTATCCCACAGAAGATCCGGGTCGCCAAATCCTCAACTCGGCGATGACCTATGTCATACAATGTGAATCCTGTGGGGGAGAGATACCTCTCGTCTCCAAGTGGTGGCTGAATAAAGACTCGGACGGTGGCGATGCGATACTTCCCGTGTACGAAGACGGAGAGGTGCGATACACATACACCCGAGTAGAGGATGCGCCAGACACCTATGACCCAGAAGATGGCCCACTACGAGGGGAGAGCGCTGAATGTCCCCACTGTGACGTTGTTAACGAACAAGAAGATGTACAGGAGAAAATCCATGATGGGGATTTTGAATTCAGTATATACGGAGTGAACTACGAAACATCGACCGGTGAACGAAAGTATCGAGCGGGTAATGAATACGACCAGAAGGGAATGGAAAAGGCCAAGCAACGTGTGGAATCTGATTTTGACCTCCTAACATTCCTCAGCGAACCTGTTGATGTGAGTAGTCGAATAAGTGATCCCAGTAGTTACGGGATGCATGAGTGGCGAGATATTTTCACACCCCGCCAACTCGTTGTTCAGTACGAGTTTCTCCAAGCATTTGAGGAATACAAACCAAAGATAACGGATGAGTATGAAGAACAACGGGCGACTGCAATTCTAACAGTATTATCTCTGGCAGCGAGCCGTGCGATGAACTACAATTCTCGACTAAATCAATGGCGTGATTCTAGGGGATATGGCAGTCATATATTCACAGATAACAATCTAATTATGAAAAAAATGTCTGTTGACAATAACTTATCTGCTCCTCGTAGAGGATACCGCAAACACTCAGAACATGTTATTGATGCGTACGAAAAACTGGTGAACTATCTTCCAGACACAAATTCGGCAGAAGTTGTATCTATGGATGCTGGTCAGTTAACGACTGAATTTGAATCCGGATCTGTTGATGCAGCGATTGTTGATCCTCCGTATTATAGCAGTATTATGTACGCAGAACTCTCAGATGTGTTCTACGTCACCCAGAAAGAGTATCTGGAGGATATCCATCCCGACATTTACAGCTCAAGTCTAACGGACAAAGATAACGAAGCAGTTGCGAACCCTTATCGATTCGAGGAAATCGCAGACGACGAACAATCGAAGGACGATCTTGCCGACCAGCATTACGAGAGTAAGATGGAGGAGATTTTCGCAGAGGTCCAGAAACTCCTCAGTTCCGGTGGGGTGATGACGGTGATGTTCACCCACCGAGAAATGGATGCTTGGGACACTCTCACCTCTGCCCTCATCAGTGCGGGATTCACCATCACGGCGACGCACCCAATCAAGACAGAAATGTCGGATCGGATTGGCGTACAAGGTAAAGCAAGTGCGGATAGCTCCATCTTCCTAGTGGCGCGTAAGCAGGATACGGAGTCACCAGAACGGACACTTTGGGAGGATGTCCAAGATGGGATCCGACAAGCAGCACGTAACCAAGCCGAAGAGATTCTTGATTCTGGATATAACATTTCTAAAACCGACACGGCGATTGCTGCATATGGCCCAACGCTTCAGAAATACGCAGAAGCCTTCCCAGTAGTGAATAAGAAGGGGGAAGAGATTCGCCCCCGAGAAGCTCTTAGTCAGGCGCGGGAAGCAGTGACGGGCGTTCTTGCTGAACGCTTCCTCAAAACTGAGGGGCTTGAGCAACTTGACTCTCTCACACGTTGGTATATCCTCTCTTGGCTAATCTACGAAAACGATACTATCCCCTATGACGAAGCCCGGCAGCTAGGTGTCGCAGCAAACGTTGATATTGACAACATCAAGCGTACGACGAAAATCTGGGGAAAGAGTCAGAAAGATATCGTCCTGAAGGACCATACCGACCGAGTGCAGGATATCGTCTTGCTGAAGAGCGATAGCGCCGATAACCCCTCTTCTCGCAAGTACCCCGTAGATCCGACTGATACGAGGTTTACCTACACAATTGACACGGTCCACGGAGCGATCCATGTATACGAGCGTGAAGGCCCTCGATCTGCCTGGGAGTGGCTTTCCGACAGGGATCTCAAGTCGAATCAAGAGTTCGAAGCCACGGTTACGGCCCTTTTGGAGGTCCTCCCGACCGATTCGGATATGCGAGAAGTCCTGGTGAACCTTGTCTCCGGTGAAACCGGGGATTATCTGGACATCAATCTTGACCACATCGATATGTCCGGCGAAGACAGGCAAACCGAACTCGGTGATCACCAGTAATGTCGCTACAGGACGTCTCCTGGGAGCCGGTGTACGAGAGCGAGTTCCGGACCAACCGGACGCTCATGGAGACGTTCTACCGGCCATTCCTCAACAGGGTCATCCGCTACGATCGACTCGCCGGCTATCTCAGTCTTCGGAGTCTCGCACACGCTCTCGAAGGGATTGACTCTGTCCTCGAAACTGATGGAACAGTGCGTGTCATCGCTGGAGCCGACCTCCAGAAGCGCGAGAAGGGAGCGATGTTCCCTGACGCAGATGAACCCCTCGAACCCTGGGTTGAGTCCCAACTCACCATCATCGCGACTCTCCTCGACCGCGGCGACCTCCAGATCAAGGTCGGCGATCCCAAAGGCGGTGACGGACTCTTTCACCCGAAGCTCGGGATCGGTGTCGATCGCGAGGGCAACAAGATCAGCTTCGAAGGGAGCATCAACGAGACGCTCAGCGCGTGGCAGTACAACTACGAACGCTTCAAAGTCCATCGCTCCTGGACCCGCGGCGAAGCGAAGTACGTCGAGGAAGACGTCTCGACGTTCAACGCACTCTGGAACGGCTTCCACCCCTCTGTTGATGTCTTCGAACTCGATGAAGCTGCACGCCAGGACCTCATCGACTGGAAGGACACCGATGGAACGCTCGAGGAACACGTCGAACGCGTCAAGAATCACAATCCCCAGACGACGGTACCCGAAGACGATACCGCCGGCGTCGTCTCGATTGCCGGACGAACACCGGGAGGAATCCACCTCGCAGAGGAGATCAGCACTGTCACACCCTGGCCCCACCAGCGAACGATCTCCGATACCGCAGTCAGTGTCTACCCGAATAACCTCCTGTTTTGTGACGAGGTAGGGCTCGGCAAAACCATCGAGGCAGGCCTGACACTCTCACGCCTGATGCAGGTCGGGGAAGTTGAGCAAGCGCTGTTTCTTGTTCCCGCAGGGTTAGTCCAGCAGTGGCAGGGCGAACTCCTCGACCGTTTCAATATCCACGCATACTATCACGAACGGTCCTACGATGGCGATTACATGATCGGCCCTCTCGGAGACGCAGAGAATCACCGCATCCCCACATCTGGAGCGGTCGACGCCGACGCGTGGGAGAAGACGCCGATTGGTTCGTTCGTTACGGCGAGGGATGAGCCAACCGTTGTAATCGAGTCGTGGCATACCGCCCGTCGTGAAGGTAACCAAGCACACGTCGCCCCCCGCATCGACGAAAACATGTGGGACCTCACGGTCGTCGACGAGGCTCACAGTGCTCGCGAGGAGACAAAACTCTACGACCTGCTCGGACAGGCGGAAGAGGCCTCCCAGTGTCTCTACGCTCTCACAGCGACGCCCATGCAGCTGAATGTTGGCGAGCTCTACGATCTCCTTCGACTGTGCGATCTCCCAGAGGGGTGGGACGACAAAGATCGATTCGTCGAGTTCTTCGAAACACGGCAAGTACTCGAGGAGAGCCTCAGTACCGTCGGGTCTCGCTATCAAAATGTCACTGATGGACAGCAACAAGTCCTCCAGCAATTTCAGAAAGAGTTAGATCTTGAAAAGGACGAAGGTCGGCCAAGAATCGAACGGTTCGGGAAGCTCATTCACGAGCATCTCACCTCGAATCCGGGCTACGACAAGCAAGCGAAGGCGCTAGTCGAAGCGACGGACACGGAATCGATTCAACAGCGGAAAGCCCTCGAGAAACTTGTCGGTGTGCGCGAAACCTCGCCTCGGTTTGACGATCCGCGCTCGCTCATTTTCGACTGTGGGCCAACGGAGTGGAGCGCACTAGTGGAGGCTTCTCAGTGGGCGACACCGGTTCAGTCCCGGATCTTCCGGAATACTCGGGCGGTCTTGGAGCAGTGTCAGGATCTCGGACTGCTCGACGATACGGTTCCGACTCGGGATGTCGAGACAAAACGTATCGAACTGGGTGACGCAGCCCCGCTGTACGATCAGGTAGAGCAGTATATTGATGAGACGTACAAGCAGTCGCAGAAAGTCCTGACCGGGAAGGAGAAGCTCGCGTTGGGCTTCGTGATGACCACGTATCGTCAGCGGCTGACGAGCAGTCTCCACGCCATCAAGCAGAGCCTCCAGCGCCGGATGGAGAAACTCGACCAAAAGGTGGAGGACATGACCGAAGAGGTCTCCGAGCTTAGTAGGGACGCTGGAGTGACGGAGGCGACCATCGACGAGGCGATCGGCCAAGCATCTCTCGACGCCTATCAGCCGAGTAGTCGTGGCGCGGCTGACGTGATTCAAGCGGAGCGGACGGCCCTCCAAGAGTTCGTGGACGATCTCAGGCAGGCCCACACCGACCCGAAGGTAGCGCAGCTGCGCCGCGACATTCGTTCACTCCGTCAGAGCGCCCGAGATAACATCATCATCTTCACGCAGTATCACGACACCCTCGAGCATATTCGTGAGACCCTGACAGACACGCATCCGAACGTCGGTACGTACAGTGGTGGTGGCGGAATGCAGTACGACGAAACGTCCGGGGAGTGGGTGAACGTCGGTAAAGAGGCGATCAAGCGAGATTTCACTGACGGAGACACCAATATCCTGATCTGTACAGATAGCGCGAGTGAGGGGCTGAACCTCCAGACTGCGGATGCGCTGATCAATTTCGATCTGCCGTGGAATCCGATGCGGGTTGAACAACGCATCGGTCGAATCGACCGTATTGGCCAGAAGAACGAGGTCGTGAAGATCATCAACTACGCCTACAAGGACAGCATCGACGGCGACATCTACGAGGAACTGGAGGGAAGGTTACAGCTGTTCGAGAACGTGGTTGGGCCGATGCGTCCGGTACTGAACAGCATCGAGCAGGACATCAAAGACGCCGTTATGGGTAGTTCCGGGTCGGATGACACCAGAGAGCCCAGTGAGCAAGTCGTCGAAGAAGCAGATTCACGGGCAAAACGTGCCCAGGAGAAAGCCGAGAAGACTGGGCTAGCAGGTGAGCCAGAAGAGGTATCGACGAAAGAGACGATAATCGAGAGTGCCGGACTTGACGGATGGGAACCCTATTGCTATCCTGCATTCGATGAGATCGGGACCGGTGAGCGGTCGTATGAACCGTTGGTGAGCTTGGAGACGATCGAGACACAGCTTACGCAAAGTGAACGCCTCGAGGAGACGGAGTGGTCGTTTACTGCCCTCCGAAACCATGCCCGCGCCGACGACTTTGAAGACATCGTCAACGATGCATACGTTCTAGAACTCCCGGAAGAGGATGCAGTAGCAATGCCAGAATCCCTCGGGGAGACAGCTCAGGCAGAGCTTGGAGGGGGTGGCGGTGTTGTCGTGACGTTCAACCCAGAGATTGCTGAGCAGTTCCCGTCGATTCGGCTACTCCTACCTGGAGATCCACTATTCGAAGCGCTCGTCCGCGAAGCGGCCCCAGCAGAAGTCGATAATGTGGAGTTCGTTTGTGGTCAGCGTGGAGAGAGTGGATCGTCTGTTACCCGGAGTGGTCAGGTCGCCGAAGCCAAACAAGCGACTGTTGTAGAACCAGCTGTAACGAGTGAGAGTGTGAAAAATCTCCTCGGTGGGCCAAGCTCGATTTCAGATATCGACGATGCTGAGCAAACTGTCCTGACCTGGTTATCCCAGCTTCCATCTGCAGAGTAGAAGCACTTTCCATAAGCAGAGGGCTTTCCGGAAGTTCCCGGAAGTGCGAATCTTCCGCAAACAAAACCACAAAACGTCACCGTGATCGAGGTAGCGATGAGGCCATCCAATGGCGCATTTCCGGAAGCAACCCGGTCACGTTTTTAGTACTAGCCAGAAAACCAGTCTATCAAGTAAAGATGATCCGCGATGCTCGCGTCCTCCGTGCCGGGTTCGTCCCTCGTGAAGTCGAGCATCGCGACGCCGAAGTCAATCACCTATCCAGTATTCTTGAACCGATTACGAACGGGGAACCCGCCGAGACGGCTATCGTCACTGGGCCCAGCGGCACTGGCAAGATATGTATCTCGAAATTTGTCACCGAACGCATGCGTGAAGAGGTCCTCGACGTTGAGACCTCCTACGTCAACTGCTGGCGCAACTACAACCGATTCCGGGCGCTCTACCAGATTCTCGACGATCTCGGCGCAACCATCGACATCCACCGGCAGTCGACACCCCACGACGAACTCGTCGAACGCCTCCAAAAATACGACGGCCCGCGAACAGTCATCATCCTCGATGAGGTGGACCAGCTTGAAGATCCAAGCGTCATTTACGACCTCCACAGCCTGCCTCAGTTTGCGATTATCTGTATCGCGAACAAAGAAGAAGAGCTGTTCAGCCGCGTCGACGACCGTCTCGTGAGTCGACTCCGTTCAAGTGAACACGTCCGAATGGACAAGTACCACGACGATCAGTTGTTTGACATTCTTAGCGCCCGCGCCAAGTGGGGTCTCGATGAGGACATCATCACTGACGATCACCTCTATCGGATCGCCGATGCAGCCGCCGGCGACGCCCGCCTCGCTATCGGTATCCTCCGAACAGCGGCCAGCAAGGCCGATCGCGAGAACTGCGAGAGAATTACCGATAACATCCTCCAGAATGCCGCTGAAGACGCTCGAGCCCAAATCAAACAGAAGAGCCTCGATTCACTCACCCCACACCAGCAGGTCGTCTACGATATCGTACGCGATCACGGCCCGGTCGATCCAAGCGAGATTCATGAGCGTTATACCGAGGATGTCGACGACCCCCGGACAAAACGAACTGTCCGAACGTACCTTTCCAAGATGGTCCAATACAACCTCCTCGAGGCAGAAGGCACGAGTCGGGATCGAAAGTACCTGCTCGTCGATTCGGCAGCTGCGTCGCCGATGCAGTGACGACGTAAACCCGATAGCTACCCCGAACTGAAGTCACCGAGCCCTGATTGCTGGTGGTCCAGCGGCTCGATAACCGGTGGATTGTCGTTGGCAGGATTGTTGACCCGCTCGAGATCTCGTGGGCGTCCAAATCATTCCCGGGGTACGGCTGGCACAGGCCCTTTCGAGTGTCCGGGCCGCCGGAAAGCCACTGGGACTCGGCATCCCGTGACAGGACGACTGGCATCCGGTCGTGAATGGACTCCATCAGGTTGTTCGGGTCGTCGTCAAGATCGTCACGCACGAGATTGTCTCGTCGTTTCCCCCCCCCAAACGTCCAGAGCCCAGCCATCGTGAAGGCCAGATCATCTGTTCGGTAGATCCGATACGACTGTTTCGGCCCACCGTTCGGTGCTTTCCACTCAAGAGCCCTGAGGACCAGACAGGGGCGGGATTCCTACGCTTGCTCGAAGACGATTTTCTCGTCGGCGGTCTCGGAACGAGCGTTGATGATTCCCTCCTCGGGCTCGTCTGCCCAGAACGGAATCAGCCCCCAGTGGTAACGGTCGATCGCGTCGGGAGCTTCGTTCGTGATGATGTGTAAATCATCGCCGGGTGCGACATTGGATCGCTGTGTATACACTCCGTCCGCGACGAGCACAGCATCGAAGCGAGCCTTGAGGGCGGCTTGGTCGATGAAGAGAGAGTTTCGGCCACACATACGGAAGTGTTGGTTGGGTATTATTTTCAACATGGTCGCGTAGAAGCGTGATTGCCGACGGTGAATGTCATAGGTATTATTAATCACTGGTAGACCAAGTTTGTTGGTTGACGTAGTCAGTATAAATATCACACAATAACGTGATACAACGGTTCTACCTCAATCAAAGCAGGGTACAACGACACGTGATCGGTAATCAAAATCTTCTCTTCACGAGGACTCTTCTTGAAGAACTTCTCGAACTACGTACTTCGCTGGAAGATTGTGGGATCAAGTATACGTAGAATGTGTTTGATTATTATCACCAAGGGCAACCATCCCAACGAGCGTATTCTACTCTTTGAGGACCTTAGCGTGCAACTGTAACCGAGTGAAACCCACACCAGAGGCTGAACAGTGGGAGAAGATGTTCCAGTTAGAACTGCTTCAATTGTTCAACATCAGTGAACGACGCTCGATCCTTACGCCACCGTCGGGCACCATCTAGCTCTGCCAGCGATTCCTTCGATTGATCGATATTCTCTTTATAATCTTCTCGGCATTGCTGTAAACTATCGCTATTATCGAGACCGTGATTCAATACTCCACGAATTTCAGGTCTGGTGTATTCCCTCTGGAGGTCAAGAAGCTCATCAAGGGATCGATACAACATGTGCCGAAGTAGAAGTACATCACGCTCGTAAACAGGCGACTCAATCCCGCTATGCACGATATCGTTTCGCTTTTCAGCTAAGTCTTCGATGACATATTGCAAGATAGCGATGGGGAGGTAATCATGAACGAGTGGAAGACACCGTTCAAGAGCATTTTTTGAACTGTCACCTCGATCGTGGAATGTAATCTCTTCAAGACCACGCCAGAAGTAGAGGAACGCGCTCTCGTTGTGAGTTGCTGTCAGGCCAGCATGAAGTGCTCGAAACCCCCGACTCAGTTCTCTATCACAGGGGCCAGTATCACCGGCTAATGGAAACCGACGAATTCTCTCAAAATCGGTTTTGAAACCTCGGGGGAGGCGGAAACCAGTTCGCTTTAGCTCTCTATTCGGTGTCTTAAACGAGTCATACTCCCCTTCCTGACAAATCAAAAATATCTGTGGACGGTTGATGACGTTTTGACGGGTGCGATCAACGGACCGTAATTCATCCATCGAAGTTTCCTCCAGCACCCAATCAAAGGCTGTGAAATTGAGTTTCCCGAGTATAATATCAAGATCTGCTTGGAGTGATGAATAAGCCACTTCCGACTCTTGCGACTCTATCTCAAAGAGATAGAACGTATACTCACGTTGAGATAGTCGTATCTCTGTACTATTTTGCAGAAGATCCGGAATATCTTTGGTAGCTGTTTGCTGGTTTACCGCCGCTTGAGCGTCCTCAATAACGCTTTCCCAGTCGTCAGACTCAATTTTTCGAATGGTGGTTTCATTAGCTTCGATTGTCGCTGGTGGTGACGCATTTCGTCCACTCCGGATATTAAGTGGAAAATATATTTTATATAGAGATTCCTCACCAGCTTTCGATAATTTGCCAAACTCCCGCTCGAAAGCAGTGAAGACATCTGACTCTCCTTGAGCGCGGCTGAGCGCTTGATCGACAAGACCAGAAATATGACCTTCCTCAAGATCGGTCAAACTTCCGTTGGACTGTTTTTGTGCACAGATCCGACGAACAAGGAGGGCGTATTCGTCGGTCCCCGTACTAACTACTGGTTCGTCGTCTGATGGTAGTAACTCAATTGCACGTGCCACATAGTCTGATAACCCCGGTTCGTCGTCTGCCATTAGAATTTACCCCGCTGCTGGCTGAATACTCGGACGACACGCTCGAAATACGATTCATCGAGAACCCGGGGAGAGCGAACTCTAGGGAGAGAATCGAGCATGGACCAAACAACGTCTCGATCTTCGAAGCCGTATGCAAGAAACACCGCTGCATCTATCTCTGCTTGAGCTGCCGCCCGTTTTTCAACGTCTCGAATAGGATTGATGTTTAATTCTTTTTGAAGTAAATTAAAACTGTCTCCGTAACAGGTTAGCCGCGC is a genomic window containing:
- a CDS encoding DUF7680 family protein, with the translated sequence MSQGIAEGNSFAFTTGAYGNRPTFVLTRDRVDDQHEITLYELAPRDIATARRERFERTQKAVSVPVHELEEAIIGDRSPSELPGADDAAYDWDDWCAIRIATLRGGAFNEVSFLIESTFRELSLDPETVCTGEPASVSLPEAAGVRLSIAFRAMKPMRRRDRLREVAKGIDQMSLGECYYWHAKARSPSSPNGTKALRVLLADHI
- a CDS encoding DUF1156 domain-containing protein; the protein is MSEKSFLDEAEVPENVAIESQLPLNAIDIESQKDMESGRYHALRSLHKWFAARPTPAVRLAVLASVYPGEIDSDELLRLMKIGPKEMDTGIADYVEEKFTEKKGNGTLDDHYDYPNPNTQSPTEAEIKNLQSKLREAWGGELPTILDPTTGRGIIPFEAIRYGIPAKANELNPVPSLILKAGLEYAPEVGSLDPAIREWRDKILDTARENIEPYYPTEDPGRQILNSAMTYVIQCESCGGEIPLVSKWWLNKDSDGGDAILPVYEDGEVRYTYTRVEDAPDTYDPEDGPLRGESAECPHCDVVNEQEDVQEKIHDGDFEFSIYGVNYETSTGERKYRAGNEYDQKGMEKAKQRVESDFDLLTFLSEPVDVSSRISDPSSYGMHEWRDIFTPRQLVVQYEFLQAFEEYKPKITDEYEEQRATAILTVLSLAASRAMNYNSRLNQWRDSRGYGSHIFTDNNLIMKKMSVDNNLSAPRRGYRKHSEHVIDAYEKLVNYLPDTNSAEVVSMDAGQLTTEFESGSVDAAIVDPPYYSSIMYAELSDVFYVTQKEYLEDIHPDIYSSSLTDKDNEAVANPYRFEEIADDEQSKDDLADQHYESKMEEIFAEVQKLLSSGGVMTVMFTHREMDAWDTLTSALISAGFTITATHPIKTEMSDRIGVQGKASADSSIFLVARKQDTESPERTLWEDVQDGIRQAARNQAEEILDSGYNISKTDTAIAAYGPTLQKYAEAFPVVNKKGEEIRPREALSQAREAVTGVLAERFLKTEGLEQLDSLTRWYILSWLIYENDTIPYDEARQLGVAANVDIDNIKRTTKIWGKSQKDIVLKDHTDRVQDIVLLKSDSADNPSSRKYPVDPTDTRFTYTIDTVHGAIHVYEREGPRSAWEWLSDRDLKSNQEFEATVTALLEVLPTDSDMREVLVNLVSGETGDYLDINLDHIDMSGEDRQTELGDHQ
- a CDS encoding DEAD/DEAH box helicase, which produces MSLQDVSWEPVYESEFRTNRTLMETFYRPFLNRVIRYDRLAGYLSLRSLAHALEGIDSVLETDGTVRVIAGADLQKREKGAMFPDADEPLEPWVESQLTIIATLLDRGDLQIKVGDPKGGDGLFHPKLGIGVDREGNKISFEGSINETLSAWQYNYERFKVHRSWTRGEAKYVEEDVSTFNALWNGFHPSVDVFELDEAARQDLIDWKDTDGTLEEHVERVKNHNPQTTVPEDDTAGVVSIAGRTPGGIHLAEEISTVTPWPHQRTISDTAVSVYPNNLLFCDEVGLGKTIEAGLTLSRLMQVGEVEQALFLVPAGLVQQWQGELLDRFNIHAYYHERSYDGDYMIGPLGDAENHRIPTSGAVDADAWEKTPIGSFVTARDEPTVVIESWHTARREGNQAHVAPRIDENMWDLTVVDEAHSAREETKLYDLLGQAEEASQCLYALTATPMQLNVGELYDLLRLCDLPEGWDDKDRFVEFFETRQVLEESLSTVGSRYQNVTDGQQQVLQQFQKELDLEKDEGRPRIERFGKLIHEHLTSNPGYDKQAKALVEATDTESIQQRKALEKLVGVRETSPRFDDPRSLIFDCGPTEWSALVEASQWATPVQSRIFRNTRAVLEQCQDLGLLDDTVPTRDVETKRIELGDAAPLYDQVEQYIDETYKQSQKVLTGKEKLALGFVMTTYRQRLTSSLHAIKQSLQRRMEKLDQKVEDMTEEVSELSRDAGVTEATIDEAIGQASLDAYQPSSRGAADVIQAERTALQEFVDDLRQAHTDPKVAQLRRDIRSLRQSARDNIIIFTQYHDTLEHIRETLTDTHPNVGTYSGGGGMQYDETSGEWVNVGKEAIKRDFTDGDTNILICTDSASEGLNLQTADALINFDLPWNPMRVEQRIGRIDRIGQKNEVVKIINYAYKDSIDGDIYEELEGRLQLFENVVGPMRPVLNSIEQDIKDAVMGSSGSDDTREPSEQVVEEADSRAKRAQEKAEKTGLAGEPEEVSTKETIIESAGLDGWEPYCYPAFDEIGTGERSYEPLVSLETIETQLTQSERLEETEWSFTALRNHARADDFEDIVNDAYVLELPEEDAVAMPESLGETAQAELGGGGGVVVTFNPEIAEQFPSIRLLLPGDPLFEALVREAAPAEVDNVEFVCGQRGESGSSVTRSGQVAEAKQATVVEPAVTSESVKNLLGGPSSISDIDDAEQTVLTWLSQLPSAE
- a CDS encoding Cdc6/Cdc18 family protein, encoding MIRDARVLRAGFVPREVEHRDAEVNHLSSILEPITNGEPAETAIVTGPSGTGKICISKFVTERMREEVLDVETSYVNCWRNYNRFRALYQILDDLGATIDIHRQSTPHDELVERLQKYDGPRTVIILDEVDQLEDPSVIYDLHSLPQFAIICIANKEEELFSRVDDRLVSRLRSSEHVRMDKYHDDQLFDILSARAKWGLDEDIITDDHLYRIADAAAGDARLAIGILRTAASKADRENCERITDNILQNAAEDARAQIKQKSLDSLTPHQQVVYDIVRDHGPVDPSEIHERYTEDVDDPRTKRTVRTYLSKMVQYNLLEAEGTSRDRKYLLVDSAAASPMQ